ACGCTGAAACCAAGACAGGACAATGAAGCAAAGGAGTatgaaaggaagagagaaaaagagggaAGATAAGGCCAGGGGACATATCACCAAGAAGAGGGCGAAACCCATATACAAAACACGTTGTACCATTTGTAAAGATATTAACAGTTAGGTTGGCTTTGACAGGTTATATGCAGAGGTCAGGATTTTCATTCCCTAAACCTGTTGTTGACCAATTGTTATGTCAAAACCATCCAGACCCTCTTGGGTTCAGCTGGGTAAGACAGGGTAGGCAGGACAATCAAGTCTGTGCTCATCCCTAACTCCTTACTACCTCAAACACACCCTTTTTGGTACTTACTCATCTTTCAAGGACCTTCAACATGTACCACTCGCCTCTATGGATGCAATTAATATTATTGTGATGAATACTCTCATCTTGTCACCCCCCCTGATGCTACCTCTATGTTCTTGTGTAAGTGATCATAGAATCCCTTTCTGCCTCATCACTCATTAATCTTAACAATCCCATGTCAGGCAACATTGTTTTGGACATAGCTcaacttaaatttaaatgatgatgatgatgatgatgaaaaataattaaatgaaacAAACCTGCTATGTTTCATTTCctaattgttagaaattctgGCAGCCActtttaatgattaaaaaaaaaatacatcattttATTGGTGTTAACAGCTGATTATCAAACAACAATGGATGGAAGTCACATTGACAATGATTACAAACATGAAGCATCAAATTGACAAAATTAGAACTATCGGGTTCAAAATGACAATTGCCCCAAACTTAAAGGATTCAAAATgaattttagctaaaaatataattaacatCCCATTGATGAATTAACTGtgaaaaaaaacaataagtgTTACCAGTATCACAAATGCAAATGGCATAGAGTTGCCTAACTTACATAAATGAATAAACAATAACAAAGTATTCACTTCATCTAAATCATTTGTTCTATTATTCATAAAGAGAGATTTCTGAGACATGTTTAAGAAGATAACACTGTGCATGTAATAGCTAGCAAATGACAAGGCATATATCCTTtggaaaattaacaaataacaatattCATGAAAGTAAGACAAAAGTAAACAGTCTAAtactgtcaattttttttttccctttttattttgagtcagaCTGAATGAACAGCACAAATCAAGAGAAAGTTGGAGTAGATTTCAACTAAAAATATTTGGAAAGGTAATGAAGGGAGGTTATCTGGTATGGTTAAAAAGTTCACATGCACACATTTGCATAGATATATGGGTAAAAGTCAGCCTTCAGTTCTTCACAGTTAATTACAAGTTCCTCATCCCAATTCCCATCCAAATATACAAGTCAAAAACAAACTTAGTTTTTGACCTTCAGGGGCATCAAAGATACAATTCAATGAGAAAAGGAAAGGATGAAAGAGGAATGAAAAGCATCCATTGTCTCAATGGGAAAGCTTAGtggaaaatataagaaaatggtGTAAGACTTATTGCCAATGTAACCTAAGCAACATtactcattatctcttttttttttccttttatataagTAATGCAATTTTTATGGctacaaaaaaaagaatagcCTAAGTATGCAGCTGGGGGATCATAAAATCAAGAATCGCCCAAGATATAACATTGCTTGTTCAACCTTGAAGTGAGATTGAAAATGCATGCTTTTCAAATAGTTCATTAAAAATGCATGTTTCTTGTTAAGTTCATAGAAGTTTAAGTATACTCACAGAACAGCAATATTAGAACTCGGGAAATTTCCAATCTTCAAGATCCTCAACTGCAGTAATATCAAGTTTGAATGGCACATATTAAGCAACATCTAACAGACTGATTCTGGAAATGATTAAATAACAGAAGAAACTAACAACAAGCATTTGTTATAACATATTTTCTAAGTACTCTGCTAATGAATATATGGAAATCTCATCAACAATACTACCTGAATGAAGAGATCAACTGGACTCAGTCTCGCTCATTACAAATGCTTGAATAAGACTCTGTGCAGCATGGGTTTGTTCAGGAGTTCCAGATATTACAATTACAGTTTCCACTGCTCCAGGCTTTGGCTCCGTAATTGTAATTTTTGCATCAGAGATCTGAAATAATATAGACCATATTGAAATTACTATAGCCgttaattgaaaattgttttgatGGAGCATTTTTACATATCAATGGACCCATTCATAATGGAGTGAATAAATTTTTCACTGGCCGTCAACCTACTGCAACCCAAGCCTGGCTGTGAACAAATATATGACACTAAGCACAGACATTGGTGGAGTTAACATTTTTACATATTCACAATAGTCAATAATGATCTGAAACTCACGTCTCTGGTAAACTGAGTTCTTACAAGTTATGTGAGTGAGAGATGTTTATATACAAGCAAAGCTAATGGAGTGTTCCAGATAGGACACAACATTGAAGCCGTGAAGTTTGATGCGGAGATAGCCAAGCTCTTTATTCGTCATCTACTTAACATATACCATAATTAATATGATATGGCAAATGAAACTGAGTTCATCCCAGACACAATAATGGAATTCCTACATATCTACCCAGGGAACTCTATACAATTAATGCCTTTTTCATCAAGAAGCATAAAGTGCGATTGTGTAAATCTAATCTAAAAATGAATTATCAGATCATTGATTGTACCTTACGAATTTGTTTCAAACATTCACCATCTTCTCCATAAATTACTGGAACAAGAGAACTAGGAACAACAACTTCAAGAGTGGTGCTTGTTATAACTGCAGGCTGGCTTCCTCTAAATAGATAAATCAGGataataaaaaactcaaaatataatatagtaattaaaaaagaacttaaaaaaagaaaagaaaaatgatacaATGTACATACCCGCCAAATCCTGCAAATCTTCTTTGGGGGGGTCCACCAAAATCTGGCAAGCCTATAGGGCCACCACCTTCAATTAGTCCCTACAAGCCAGTTTAGGAAACAcagaaatatcaatttacatgatgctttttctttttcatttttatttgattggttgGTACACATAGGTGCTAAACTACTTCAGTAGCtattgctatttaatttttactagGCACAACTACATTTTTACCAactttcagccaaaaaaaactcatccaaacacAAACTAAAGCACAATCTACTTCTCTTATGTCAAATTTTGGAACAATTTCCAACATTTTATCAATAAGAAGGGTAAGAGCTTATGCCACTAAACTTTAAGGCACAGCACCAGAAACACATGATAGGAATTCAAATTGACTACCAAAAACTACTTGTAAGCAGTGGGGAAACAAATCACAATAGTTCAATACCTGAGGACCCCATGGTTTTCTTTCAGATAATAAATGAGGGGCAGCACCAAGTCTATGAATATTGTGCATAAAAGGAGAACGATCATCATGGGGATGAAAACCACCATGGGGAGGTGGGCCACCAACAGCGTCAAACTTGTGGAATGATGGACCTAGATTAGAATACATTCCTGGGGGTGAGAGTTCTCTCCTTCCCATATATGAAGGGAATGGAGGTACTTGATCCAGGAATGCAGGATTTGAAGGATAATTAATAGAAGGAAACGCATCCCGAAAAAAATGATGCCGCAACCTAGTTGTTATCTGCAAAAGAGCCTCTTGAACTGCTTCAAATTCTCCGTTTATCTGTCAAAGTAGAAACAGCATCAGCAAAAAGCATAGAAGTAGCACAATAATCAGAAAAACGTGATAAGAACTAGGTTTCATATCAACTGATATCTTCATTGTACGTTGTCAATGTCAGAATATAATTGATCACacatcaaccaaaaaataataataatgagcaATTTCAATAATAACAGAACTTGATAGGTTGTCAAAGGTTCAACCTGATCAAGCTCAATGGAATTCATGCAAACACACCTGGActacttcttcatcttctgaAGCACACTTTGGAATCTGATCCTTCCCCAATACGCGAATATGTGCCCGAGATAACTTCCTCATTTCTGCTATGATGGAACCACCTTTGCCAAGGAGACAGCCAATTTGATTGGAAGAAACAAGAAGCCTTGCTAATACAGACTGCTCCTTGTTATCAGGTATAGCTCTGACTATCCTAGTCTGAACACGGAGAACTGCATCTTGCACAGCTGATATCCTATCATCAGGGTGCTGCAATAGTTGATTTGTTGTCAGCACACCACAAACCAATAACAGACTTGATCTAGCAATACAAgattaaaatatcaaatcttATGATATATATGTAGTTTAACCATACCGCTGGCCCAGAAATGATAATAATGCGATCCTCTGAATCAGAGACAGCTTCCATGACTTTGATCTCACAGCCAGTCTCTTGCTTAAGGGTCTTAATTATTGATCCTCCCTTTCCAATCACACCTCCTACTCTTTCATCATGGCACAACAATCGGAAAGTTAACATTTCCTGTGAATGCTTCATTCGACCAGGAAAACCACTTTCATGATACTTAGAAATCATAGGAGGAACAGCAGAATGATAATCAGCAACATCACGAGGTCCAGTAGCATAAGGCGCTCCGTGAGCAGCAAAAGAACGGTTATGTGGTGGATATGCATCTGGCCTGGGATGAGGATGACCAAATGATTGAGATGATGGCCCTGAAGGGTTGACAGGGGAAGGGTCATGATCCCGAGGTGGATTCTCCAAAAGCTGTTGAGAAACGGATTGAAGAGCTTTCCTTACTGCATCAATTTCCCCAGTGATCTGCAGtgtaattatataatatatgggACAAATAAGATTTGTGCATCAAGAAAAAGAACTAAATAAAACTTCAAATCTGGACCTATTTCCAGGAACCAAGACATTAATCATGGCCATTCGTGTTAAATTCATATTTCTAGAAGTCCTCCAAAAGTTGCCAAAATTGTTTTGGAATTAACCTTAGATGCTAGAGTCATGAGGAAGCAATGTGCTCAGCAATGGTTTGCAGGTCCAACAAAGCGACTGACAACTAATATAGCACAGAATCTACCCAGGTGACCACTTGTTCACATAGAATGTGATTTTCAACTTTTATTTCAAATTGACACTACTTTTGGAGTAATGTATGCATATAGTATGAACAATGCATGAAATATGAGTTGGAAAGACCTTTCGTGGAGGAGGAAGTATTAGATGCAGTAGAGAACATGAATGGTGACAAAGCTCCAGGCCCAAATGGCTTCACTATGGCATTCTTCCAAGTTCCAAGTGTGTTGGAATGTAGTGAAAGATGACACTATGCGAGTCTTTCAGCACTTCCATGTTCACAGtatgtttggaaaaaatttaaatgctaCCTTTGTTGCCCACATTCTGAAGAAGGTTGCAGCATGTGATGGGAAAGATTTTAGGCCTATTAgtctggttggtagcattaataaaattttggccAAGGAGTTAGCCATATGTTGGGGGAGACTCTGTCTCAATcacaaaaatgattttatttaaggGAGACATATATTGGATTCAATTTTGTTGGCGAGTGAATGTCTTGATAGTAGATTGAGGGTTACGAACTTACATCAAGGTGACCCATTGTGGCCACTATTATTTGTATCAGTGATGGAGGCATTGAGATTGAGTAAAGTTATAGAGGGACAGTATATCCAGGGGTTTACAGTGGAAGAAGGGCAGCTGAGCCGTTGATGATTTCCCACCTATTGTTTGCAGATGACACTTTGATTCTGTGTGGGGAAGATCCataacaattttcattttttttttttttttttgaaaagtagaTGATCCATAGCAAATTGACTATCCAAAATGTGTGTTATGGTGTTTTGAAGTTGTATATGGATTGAAGATTAATTTGAGCAAGTCCAATTTCCAAAATGGTCCCAATTGGAGAGGTTTCAGCCTGCACTTTGGCTGAGATTCTTGGTCACAAGATTGGTTCATTGCCTATGATATATTTGGGGTTACCCTTGGGGCTAGATATAGTCCAAAGCCATATGGGATCCAATTATAGAGATGATGGAATGGAGGTTAGCAGGCTGGAACAAGTTATATTTCTCACAAGGTGGCAGAATCACTTTGAGTAAGAGCATGCTCTCTCTAGTCTCCCCACATATTTCCTTTCCTTGTTTCCCTTACTGGTTACATTGCTCATCATTTTGAGAAGTTGAAACGGGATTTTTTGCGGAGAGTTTTAGGGGAGAAAGTAAGATTCATTTAGTCAACCAGAACGTCATTTGTGAGCTGATTTGATTTAGTGGTTTGGGTATCAAAGGTTTAGTCCAATTTGATCATGCATTGCTAGGGAAGTGGTTATGGCATTATGCAAATGAGAGAGATACTTAATAGAGGAACATAGTTGCCACAACATATGGAGAATCAGGCGGGAGGTTGGGTTTCAGTGGTGCTTTAAGAACCCTATGGTGTGCCTCTTTGGAAGCATATTCGAAATGGGTGGGGGAGTTTCTTTAGGTTTATAAAGTTTGAGGTGGCGGTGGTAATCATGTCGTTTTTGGATGGATTTATGGTGTGGGGATGTGGCACTATTTGAAGCATTTTCGGCTTTGTTTTATATTGCCCGAGATAAAGAGGCTTTGGTGACAAACTATTTGAGTTGGCATGATGGTGCCCTACATTGGGAAGCTTTGTTTACTAGAGATCCACATGGTTGGGAGCTAGGACACTTACAAGATATTTTTGATCTTCACTATTCTGTCAAAACTAATAGGGATGGTGAAGATCACATGCAATAGATCCCAAGTAGGAGTGTCAGTTTTGAGTTCAAGTCCTATCAGGTTCTCACAACATGATTGACACTATTCTTCCTATGGAAAAGTATATGGAAGGTTAAATTTCCCACTAAAGTTGCTTTATTTACATGGACAACAACTCGAGGGAAAATCCTCACCGTGGACAATCTCTCCAAAAGTGTCATATCTATATTGTTGACTGGTGATATGTGTGTAAGAATAGTAGGGAGTCTACAGATCATCTGCTACTTCACTGTATGCATATGACATATGGTCTATGTTGTTGTCTGTTTGGGATTCAGTGGGTAACGCATGAAAGGGTGGTGGACTTGTTAGCTTGCTGGATGGGTAGTTTTGGGAGACATCGCTCTATTGAGGTATGGAAGGCCATTCCTCTGTGTCTTATGTGGACCACAAGCGCACCTTTAAATGGGTTGAGACCTTGTCTTTGGAGTTGAAACTATTCTTGCTTCATTCTCTCTATGATTGGATGGCTGCTTTAATAGTTACTCTTTTTCCCCGCTAGAGGAGATTCTTGACTTATGTACATTTTGATGTTATTTGTGGCTTCCCTAGTCTACTGCTTGTGTACTTGGGagttcattttaattttcaataaatgttttattacttatccaaaaaattaaaatctgaCTGCAAAGAAATGCTGCAAGATCTATTATTTTAGCCTTACTAGATGCATATTATTCCAAAAGGAGTGACAACcttgaaataaaaattga
The sequence above is drawn from the Quercus lobata isolate SW786 chromosome 12, ValleyOak3.0 Primary Assembly, whole genome shotgun sequence genome and encodes:
- the LOC115971136 gene encoding KH domain-containing protein HEN4-like, coding for MSVPLTPSKRPHDRNLTESNGKGKWQKTHKQSMKFSPGSVVLRLLCPASKTGGVIGKGGTIISEIRQETGAKVRVEETVPGCDERVVVISGSDKEIEVTTEASREDGGEEANMDEKNDDEKEQNENNEDKESDAVGDAKSDKGTSAVQKALFLVFERIIEGEPETDGGDEDDNKSSSIVFRLLVLSNQVGCLLGKGGSVIKQMSAESGAQIRILPRDKLPPCASAADELVQITGEIDAVRKALQSVSQQLLENPPRDHDPSPVNPSGPSSQSFGHPHPRPDAYPPHNRSFAAHGAPYATGPRDVADYHSAVPPMISKYHESGFPGRMKHSQEMLTFRLLCHDERVGGVIGKGGSIIKTLKQETGCEIKVMEAVSDSEDRIIIISGPAHPDDRISAVQDAVLRVQTRIVRAIPDNKEQSVLARLLVSSNQIGCLLGKGGSIIAEMRKLSRAHIRVLGKDQIPKCASEDEEVVQINGEFEAVQEALLQITTRLRHHFFRDAFPSINYPSNPAFLDQVPPFPSYMGRRELSPPGMYSNLGPSFHKFDAVGGPPPHGGFHPHDDRSPFMHNIHRLGAAPHLLSERKPWGPQGLIEGGGPIGLPDFGGPPQRRFAGFGGGSQPAVITSTTLEVVVPSSLVPVIYGEDGECLKQIRKISDAKITITEPKPGAVETVIVISGTPEQTHAAQSLIQAFVMSETESS